The DNA region GAGATCAGAGTGTTTTTCCTTGGCGATGGAAAATTCGCCCGCCGGGTTTTATCAATTTGCAAATTCTTCCTCAGttagttaaaaaaatgaaattggcTGATATTATGACGATACTAGGTAGCATAGATATCATTATGGGAGAAGTTGATCGTTGAAATGATAATTGATATAACAAAAGTACAAGCTATCAATTCTTTTTCCAGATTGGAATCCTTAAAAGAGGTTTATGGGACTATATGGCTGCTTTTCCCTATTTTGATTCTCGTATTGGGAATCACAATAGGTGTACTAGTAATTGTGTGGTTAGAAAGACAAATATCCGCAGGTATACAACAACGTATTGGACCTGAATATGCCGGTCCTTTGGGAATTCTTCAAGCTCTGGCGGACGGAACAAAACTACTTTTTAAAGAAAACCTTCTTCCGTCTAGAGGGGATACGTATTTGTTTAGTATTGGACCCTCTATAGCAGTTATATCAATTCTACTAAGTTATTCAGTAATTCCTTTTGGTTCTCGACTTGTTCTAGCCGATTTAAGTATTGGTGTTTTTTTATGGATTGCCATTTCAAGTATTGCTCCAATTGGACTTCTTATGTCAGGATATGgatcaaataataaatattcCTTTTTAGGTGGTCTACGGGCAGCTGCTCAATCAATTAGTTATGAAATACCATTAACTCTATGTGTGTTAGCAATATCTCTACGTGTGATTCGTTGAAACATGGGTCTACCCTTGcctcatttctttttattttgggtttctaagaataaaaatgaaatggaTTGAATAGTATCTTCCTTTTTGTTAGTTACTGATCGGGTTGATAAAGTAAACCAGATAGTTAGATGAGTGAAAGAAAACAGCTTTCAAATTTGCAGTAAAAAGTTGAATCTCATTGCCTATGTACAAgggttaaacaaaaataaacataagCCGTCAAGGCTGTTTCCCCCAAGATTGGTTATCCTGACTTGAAGCGGGTTGAAACGAATTATGGagtttttactttcttttttttttctctgtatAAAAATGGATGATATGAATTACCATAGAGGTTGAATAAACATGAGTGGATGATTAGGAACACCAAAGTACACAAAGGATTTGTATGTAATAGAGATTGTGTAACTTATCCGACGAGAtatttttacataaaataaatacgaaTTGAGACTTTAAATTTGTAGAAATGATCAAGTAGTACTCCCACAAATTCCGATCCAGAGTATGCTCCTATCCACTGATTAAGTGAATAACTATCAGGAACGAAGTaatcttttacttttttattttaagactaAAAAAAATCCAGGAAATAAGAGgtcgaaaaaaaaaagataatatgaatataaaaatataaaatatataactggaattataaaaaaatatttttccaatatCCATATTCAAGCATTaagttattactaaaaaaaaatggaaattcTTGAAAGTTAGTTAAAGTAAAGGATGAGATCAATTCCGAAGCATTTGTTAGAGCATAGCAGACAGAATTTCATTGGTCTAATTCAGGATTTTTCGATTGATTTGAAATTTACTTCTTCTACAAGCATATGAAGATTTAAAGAATATCAATCAGTCCTTAGATTTATTTATGGCTCTTGAGGAGCCGTATGAGGTGAAAATCTCATGTACGGTTCTGTAATAGCGATGACAAGAGTGATTTTCTCATCGACTATGATTATCTAACAGTTTAAGTACAGTTGATATAGTTGAGGCACAATCAAAATATGGTTTTTTGGGATGGAATTTGTGGCGGCAACCTATAgggtttattgtttttataatttcttctcTAGCTGAATGCGAGAGATTGCCTTTTGATTTACCAGAAGCAGAAGAAGAATTAGTAGCAGGTTATCAAACCGAATATTCCGGTattaaatttggtttattttatgtTGCGTCTTATCTAAATCTACTAATCTCTTCTTTATTTGTAACCGTTCTTTATTTGGGTGGTTGGAATCTTTCTATTCCACACATAGTCATTTCTGgcttttttgaaataaataaaatagatgGAGTTTTTGGAACGACAATTAGTATTTTCATTACATTAGCTAAAacttttttgttcttgttcattcCTATCACAACAAGATGGACTTTACCTAGACTGAGAATGGACCAATTATTAAATCTTGGATGGAAATTTCTTTTACCTATTTCTTTAGGTAATCTATTATTAACAACTTCTTCCCAACTCCTTTCattataaattctaaaaaaaaagaatattttatattCACTCTAACTTAATTCACAACTTGTTCCAAACAAGAGAAAGAaacaaaatcttatttttttttattgatatttactATATGTTCCCTATGGTAACTGGGTTCATCAATTATGGTCAACAAACAATACGTGCGGCAAGGTACATTGGTCAAGGTTTTATGATTACTTTATCCCACGCTAATCGTTTACCCCGTAACTATTCAATATCCGTATGAAAAATTGATCACATCAGAGCGTTTTCGTGGTCGAattcattttgaatttgataAATGCATTGCTTGTGAAGTATGTGTTCGTGCATGTCCTATAGATTTACCCGTTGTTGATTGGAAATTGGAAACGGATCTTCGAAAGAAACGGTTGCTTAATTATAGCATTGATttcggaatttgtattttttgtggTAATTGTGTTGAGTATTGTCCAACAAATTGTTTATCAATGACTGAAGAATATGAGCTTTCGACTTATGATCGTCAcgaattaaattataatcaaatttctctggGCCGTTTACCAATATCAATAACTGATGATTACACAATTCGACCAATTTTGAATTCACCTCAACCAAAAGAGCAATTCCGTGATTGAAGAGCAATTCtcaattattaaatttcttttttttcttgttcaataactataaattttgattattcAATATTCCTATTTATTGGTGAAAATCGAAACTTTATTTggattttaaatatgtttactGTAATTGTAATGGTTTTAAATAGTTTTAGTTGCGAACTACCCAAACCAATGCGATAGGTTCAATAACTTTACTTTACTCACATCAAGTGATACGCATTAggatttaaaatcaaaaatgcataaactttttttttcctgTTCAAGTCAATAAAATCATGAAACATTccgatttttttatttcttattttacatATAATGGATTTACCTGGACCAATACATgattttcttttagtttttctGGGGTCGGGCCTTATATTAGGTGGTCTAGGAGTAGTATTATTTACCAATACAATTTTTTCTGCTTTTTCGTTAGGATTGGTTCTTGTTTGTATATCTTTATTCTATATTCTAGCAAATTCCCATTTTGTAGCTTCTGCACAACTCCTTATTTATGTGGGagctataaatatattaataatattttctgtAATGTTCATGAATGGTCCGGAATATGACACAGATTTCCGTCTGTGGACTGTGGGGGACGGGATTA from Amaranthus tricolor cultivar Red isolate AtriRed21 chromosome 3, ASM2621246v1, whole genome shotgun sequence includes:
- the LOC130808669 gene encoding NAD(P)H-quinone oxidoreductase subunit 6, chloroplastic; this translates as MDLPGPIHDFLLVFLGSGLILGGLGVVLFTNTIFSAFSLGLVLVCISLFYILANSHFVASAQLLIYVGAINILIIFSVMFMNGPEYDTDFRLWTVGDGITLLVCASLFVSLTITILNTSWYGIIWTTKSNQILEQDLISASQQIGIHLSTDFFLPFELISIILLVALIGAIGVARQ